The DNA segment CGATCGCCCTCGCGCAATTCGGTAGCGGGCCAGCGCTCGCGGGCGACGATGGCGCGGTTCAGCTCCACCGCCACCCGGTCCGCCCGCATGCCCAACTGCTCGACCAGCGCGGCCAGGGTGAGCCCGGCGGAAAACGCGTGTTCTTCCCCGTTGACCTGGAGCTTCATGTCTTTAGATTGTACCGGGACTGTGCCGCGGGTTAGCTGGCCTTGCGCAGGCGGAACTTGCGGGTGGCGGACTTGTCCCCGTGCTGGGCCTGCACCAGGATGGCGGCCTCGCGCAGCGCCGCCTCGTCGAGCACCAGCTTCATCTCCGCGGCGCCGCTCGAGTCGGTCGAGGTCTGGGAGTAGATGGGCGCATCGTTGGAGAGGGCCAGGCGCGAGGTGAGCTGCGCGCCCTCCACGGTCGCCCCGCTGTCCGTGACCACGAGCTTCATCACCACGGTGCTCTCGGCATAGACCGAATCGGAGTTCACCCAGCGGATGGCCAGGCCCTGGCCATTGGTGTCCTGGATCTCCAGGTTGTGGCCGACCGTGCCCTCCATCTTTCCGCCCCGGACCGCGTCGAGCACCATGCGATGCTGCGTCTTGAGCAACTCGTGCATCTGCTCATCGGTGAAGCCGGGGTGGACGGCCTGGTCGGCGTAGGAAGAGGCGCGCTTGCCGATGCACTGCCCGCGCACGAACACCTGCGTCTGCAGTAGGAGGTCGTTCTGCCGCGCCTCGCTCTGCACGTGGTAGATGGTGTCGCCGACCTTGGTGTCGGTGTTGAAGCCAAAAATCATGGTTTCGAAGGCGCGGGGAGCGCGTCGGTCCGTGCCTTGCCTCCGGGTTTCGCGTCTTGACACTCCACAGAGTGAAATCTATAGTCGAAACGCGCGAAACCCGCTGTTGGCGCGCATTATATACACGCTCTTCCATGCCCGACAACTACTTCGCTCGCTACCTGCCGTTGCTGGTGCACCTGCTGATGGCACTGGGGATTGCGGGCGGCATGGTGGCCCTTTCCGCCCTCCTGGGTTGGCGCCGCCCCAGCCGGGTCAAGTCCCAGCCCTATGAGTGCGGCATGACCCCCACGGGCGACGCCCGCGGCCGCTTTTCGGTGAAGTTCTACCTGGTGGGCATGCTCTTCATCCTGTTCGACGTGGAAGTGGTCTTCCTCTACCCCTGGGCGGTGGCCTTCCGCGAGCTGGGGATGTTCGGCTTCTACGAGATGCTGGTGTACATCGCGGTGATCCTGGTGGGCTTCCTCTATATATGGAAGAAAGGGGTACTGGACTGGGCCTTCGAGCGAGGCGAATCCTGAACCCATGTCCCTCGACCCCGCGATCATCGACTTGGAAGCGCTCCAGGAGCGCGCCCCCATCGCACTGCTGCGCAGTGCGCTGCCTGACGCGGTCACGGCCGGCAAGTTCGACCGCGGCGAGCTCACGCTTTGGATCGAACGCGCCCACCTGCGCGAAGCCTGCTCCCTGCTGAAGTCCGACCTCCACTTCAACTTCCTGGCCGATGTGACTTGCGTGGATTGGCATCCCACCGAGCCGCGCTTCGAGGTGGTCTATCACCTGCTCTCCATCCCGCGGAAAGAGCGATTGCGACTGAAGGTGCGCCTGGCGGGCGGCGACGCCAGCCTGGAATCGGTAACCTCGGTCTGGCCCGCCGCCGACTTCTTCGAGCGCGAAGTCTTTGACCTCTTCGGCATGCGCTTCCAGGGGCATCCCAACCTGCGCCGTCTGCTCATGCCCGAGGACTGGGAGGGCCACCCGCTGCGCAAGGACTACCCCGTCGAGGGATACCGCTGACATGTCCCACCTGATCCCGACCCCCGCCCTCGACCCCACGCAGGAAGGCGTGATGATCCTGAACATGGGGCCGCAGCATCCCTCCACCCACGGAGTGCTGCGTCTGGTGCTGGAAGTCGAAGGCGAGAATGTGGTGCGCCTGGTCCCCGACATCGGCTACCTGCACACCGGGATCGAGAAGACCTGCGAGGCCAAGTTCTACCAGCAGGTGGTGGTGCTCACCGACCGCATCGACTACCTGTGTCCCATGACCAACAACCTGTGCTACGTGCTGGCGGTGGAGAAGCTGCTGGGGCTGGAGATCCCGCCGCGGGCGCAGTGGATGCGGGTGCTGCTCAACGAGCTCACGCGCATCAACTCCCACCTGGTGTGGCTGGGGACGCATGCCATCGACATCGGCGCCATGTCCGTCTTCCTCTACTGCTTCCGGGAGCGCGAGGACGTGCTGCGCATCTTCGAGATGGTCAGCGGCCAGCGCATGATGACCTCCTACTTCCGCGTGGGAGGCCTGGCGCTGGAGCCGCCCCTGGGCTTCTTCGAGGTGGTGAAGAAGTTCGCCGATCGCTTCCCCGCGCACGTGGACGAGTACGAGAGCCTGCTCACGGAGAACCGCATCTGGAAGGACCGCACCCGCGGCGTCGCGCACATTTCCGCCGAAGACGCCGTCGCCATGGGCGTGAGCGGGCCCTCGCTGCGCGCCAGCGGCGTGGACTACGACCTGCGCCGCGACATGCCCTACTCTAGCTACGACAAGTTCCGCTTCCACGTCCCGGTCAGGCACGAGGGCGACGTCTATGCCCGATACCTGGTGCGGGTGCAGGAGATGCGCGAGTCCATCGGGATCGTGCTGCAGGCACTGGCCGGCATGCCCGAAGGGCCGGGGAAGGCCGACGCGCCCAAGGTCGTCCTGCCCGAACGCGAGAAGATGAAGACGCAGATGGAAGCGCTCATCTACCACTTCAAGATCGTCACCGAGGGCTTCACCGTGCCCGCGGGCGAGGTGTATCAGGCGGTGGAGTCGCCGCGGGGCGAGATGGGCTACTACGTGGTCTCGGACGGCACCGCCAAGCCCTACCGCGTCCACATGCGCTCGCCCTCGTTCGCCAACCTGCAGGCGCTGCCGCACATGTGCCAGAACCGCCTAATCGCGGATGTGGTGGCAGCCATCGGGAGCATTGACATCGTTTTGGGAGAGATTGATCGCTGATGGTTGTCTCCGAACAACTCGACAAGTTCTTCGACGAGAAGATGCGGAACTATCCCATCCGGCGGTCGTTCCTTGTCCCCATGCTGCTCTACACCCAGGACGAGCTTGGCTACCTCTCCGACGAAGCCATCGCCTATATCGCGCACAAGGTCGACCTGACCGAGCTGGAGATCCGCAACGTGGTCAGTTACTACTCCATGCTCACCACCAAGCCGCGCGGCAAGTTCAACGTCCAGGTGTGCACCAACATCAGTTGCATGCTCCGCGGCGCGGAGGAGATCTACGAACACTGCCAGAAGAAGCTCGGCGTCGGCCACAAGCAGACCACGGCGGATGGCCTGTTCTCACTGGAAGAAGTCGAGTGCATCGGCGCCTGTTCCTGGGCCCCGGCCATGCAGGTCAACTACGACTACCACGAGAAGCTGACGCCCGAAACCGTGGACAATATCCTGGAAGGCTACGCCATCAAGGCAAAACAGTAATGGCAGACCTAGTCTCCCATCCCGACGAGGTCAAGGTGGTCAGCAAGCGCTTCGGGCAGGGCGCGGCGGCCATCGACCGCTACCTGGAGCTTGACGGCTACAAGGCCGTCAAGGCGGCGCTGGAGATGGGCCCGGACAAGATCATCGACGAGATGAAGAAGTCCAACCTGCGCGGGCGGGGCGGCGCGGGCTTCCCGGCGGGAATGAAATGGTCGTTCGTGCCCAAG comes from the Terriglobales bacterium genome and includes:
- the thiS gene encoding sulfur carrier protein ThiS → MKLQVNGEEHAFSAGLTLAALVEQLGMRADRVAVELNRAIVARERWPATELREGDRLEIVHFVGGGLLPFGLE
- a CDS encoding NADH-quinone oxidoreductase subunit A — translated: MPDNYFARYLPLLVHLLMALGIAGGMVALSALLGWRRPSRVKSQPYECGMTPTGDARGRFSVKFYLVGMLFILFDVEVVFLYPWAVAFRELGMFGFYEMLVYIAVILVGFLYIWKKGVLDWAFERGES
- a CDS encoding NADH-quinone oxidoreductase subunit C, which produces MSLDPAIIDLEALQERAPIALLRSALPDAVTAGKFDRGELTLWIERAHLREACSLLKSDLHFNFLADVTCVDWHPTEPRFEVVYHLLSIPRKERLRLKVRLAGGDASLESVTSVWPAADFFEREVFDLFGMRFQGHPNLRRLLMPEDWEGHPLRKDYPVEGYR
- the nuoD gene encoding NADH dehydrogenase (quinone) subunit D; amino-acid sequence: MSHLIPTPALDPTQEGVMILNMGPQHPSTHGVLRLVLEVEGENVVRLVPDIGYLHTGIEKTCEAKFYQQVVVLTDRIDYLCPMTNNLCYVLAVEKLLGLEIPPRAQWMRVLLNELTRINSHLVWLGTHAIDIGAMSVFLYCFREREDVLRIFEMVSGQRMMTSYFRVGGLALEPPLGFFEVVKKFADRFPAHVDEYESLLTENRIWKDRTRGVAHISAEDAVAMGVSGPSLRASGVDYDLRRDMPYSSYDKFRFHVPVRHEGDVYARYLVRVQEMRESIGIVLQALAGMPEGPGKADAPKVVLPEREKMKTQMEALIYHFKIVTEGFTVPAGEVYQAVESPRGEMGYYVVSDGTAKPYRVHMRSPSFANLQALPHMCQNRLIADVVAAIGSIDIVLGEIDR
- a CDS encoding NAD(P)H-dependent oxidoreductase subunit E, producing MVVSEQLDKFFDEKMRNYPIRRSFLVPMLLYTQDELGYLSDEAIAYIAHKVDLTELEIRNVVSYYSMLTTKPRGKFNVQVCTNISCMLRGAEEIYEHCQKKLGVGHKQTTADGLFSLEEVECIGACSWAPAMQVNYDYHEKLTPETVDNILEGYAIKAKQ